A genomic window from Winogradskyella sp. J14-2 includes:
- a CDS encoding head GIN domain-containing protein: protein MKKIIYLLVFLVFACNSEDANDCFQTSGTIVQQEIDVVGFERILVNRDIELIITEAPEYKVTIETGENLINDVKAEVIGDRLVLTDDNTCNYVRDYGITKIYVEAPNLKEIRTSSQYEISSNGVLSYPSLKLLSEDFNEATDFTVGDFRLSINSESLRITSNNISSFYINGEVENLFVGFFSGSGRFEGENLIAQNVEVNHRGSNDMIVNPQASLTGILRGTGHLISVNEPPLVAVERIYSGQLFFD from the coding sequence ATGAAGAAAATAATTTATTTATTGGTTTTTCTTGTTTTTGCTTGCAATAGCGAAGATGCTAACGATTGCTTTCAAACATCAGGAACTATAGTGCAACAAGAAATTGATGTTGTTGGCTTCGAAAGAATTTTAGTGAATAGAGATATAGAATTAATCATTACTGAAGCACCAGAATATAAAGTTACTATTGAAACAGGTGAGAACTTAATCAATGATGTAAAGGCAGAAGTTATTGGAGATAGATTAGTGCTCACAGATGATAATACCTGTAATTATGTGAGAGACTATGGTATTACAAAAATTTATGTTGAAGCACCAAATCTTAAAGAAATAAGAACGTCGTCGCAGTATGAGATTTCATCAAATGGAGTCTTAAGCTATCCTAGTTTAAAATTATTGTCTGAAGATTTTAATGAAGCTACAGATTTTACGGTTGGTGATTTTAGATTGTCTATAAATTCAGAGAGTTTACGTATTACTTCAAATAATATTTCATCATTTTATATCAATGGTGAAGTGGAAAACTTGTTCGTTGGTTTTTTCTCAGGCTCTGGGCGTTTTGAAGGTGAAAACTTAATCGCTCAAAATGTGGAAGTAAACCATAGAGGGAGTAATGACATGATTGTAAATCCTCAAGCATCACTAACAGGGATTTTAAGAGGAACAGGACATCTTATTTCTGTAAATGAACCACCACTAGTTGCTGTAGAACGTATTTACAGTGGTCAGTTGTTTTTTGATTAG
- a CDS encoding CHAP domain-containing protein has translation MNKLKKQTLLLVFVVFAIGGYILIESTNPNPKYSIGEEIDNLNGTSVYYNGKIDNVNGRAISEDGYNLGLKFQCVEFVKRYYYEQLHHKMPESYGHAKDFFIDNLKDGQLNKQRGLIQYTNPSKSKPKVNDLLIYSGTFSNKHGHVSIISEVNEDEIEITQQNSGPYGNSRERYDLLFKNEKWQIDNSRILGWLRK, from the coding sequence ATGAATAAATTAAAAAAACAGACACTATTATTAGTCTTTGTTGTTTTTGCTATAGGTGGATATATTTTAATTGAGAGTACAAACCCAAACCCTAAGTATAGTATTGGAGAAGAAATAGACAACCTTAATGGTACATCTGTTTACTACAATGGAAAAATTGATAATGTAAACGGCAGAGCAATATCAGAAGACGGCTATAATTTAGGATTAAAATTTCAGTGCGTAGAGTTTGTTAAACGCTACTACTATGAACAGTTACATCACAAAATGCCTGAAAGTTATGGACACGCCAAAGATTTTTTTATTGACAATTTAAAAGATGGACAACTAAATAAACAGCGAGGTTTAATTCAGTATACAAATCCTAGTAAATCAAAACCTAAGGTGAACGATTTATTGATTTATTCTGGAACATTTTCAAACAAACATGGACATGTCTCAATAATTTCTGAAGTAAACGAAGATGAAATTGAAATTACACAACAGAATTCAGGACCTTATGGCAATTCTAGAGAAAGGTATGATTTGTTATTTAAAAATGAAAAGTGGCAAATTGACAATTCAAGAATTTTAGGCTGGTTGAGAAAGTGA